One genomic region from Proteus vulgaris encodes:
- a CDS encoding lactate oxidase, producing the protein MKSKILKTTAIAMALSVGVAQAAEYKASTAEGPIKIVNLKAMEAQVQANMDKGAFGYIRGGAEDENNLRSNTTAFDKKYIMPRSLQGIEFSDLDLKTEFLGIKLDTPIIQAPMAAQGLAHQQGEVATAKGMAKAGSIFSLSTYGNKTIKEVADAQPGYPFFFQLYMSKNDAFNEYILSQAKQYGAKGIILTVDSPVGGYREDDIKNSFQFPLGFANLEAFAKISDDKSKTGKGAGISEIYAQAKQAFTPADIQYVKKMSGLPVIVKGIESPEDADMAIKAGADAIWVSNHGGRQLDSAPATIDVLPAIAKVVNKRVPIVFDSGVRRGSHVFKALASGADVVAVGRPILYGLNLGGAGGVNSVIQHLNKELKINMMLGGAKTVKDIQATQLYTDASFNQ; encoded by the coding sequence ATGAAAAGTAAAATATTAAAAACCACTGCTATTGCGATGGCATTAAGTGTGGGTGTTGCACAAGCAGCTGAATATAAAGCAAGTACCGCAGAAGGCCCAATAAAAATAGTTAACTTAAAAGCGATGGAAGCACAAGTTCAAGCGAATATGGATAAAGGGGCTTTCGGTTATATTCGTGGTGGTGCTGAAGACGAAAACAATTTACGTTCAAACACAACGGCATTTGATAAAAAATATATTATGCCTCGTTCATTACAAGGCATCGAATTTTCTGACTTAGATTTAAAAACAGAATTTTTGGGTATTAAATTAGATACGCCTATTATTCAGGCACCGATGGCAGCTCAAGGGCTTGCACATCAACAAGGCGAAGTCGCCACAGCAAAAGGTATGGCAAAAGCAGGCTCTATTTTTTCATTAAGTACTTATGGTAATAAAACCATTAAAGAAGTGGCAGATGCTCAACCGGGTTATCCTTTCTTCTTCCAGTTGTATATGAGCAAAAATGATGCCTTTAACGAGTATATTTTATCTCAAGCAAAACAGTATGGCGCTAAAGGTATCATTTTAACTGTTGATTCACCTGTCGGTGGTTATCGTGAAGATGATATTAAAAATAGCTTCCAGTTCCCACTAGGTTTTGCCAACTTAGAAGCATTTGCAAAAATTAGCGATGATAAATCTAAGACAGGTAAAGGTGCGGGTATTAGCGAAATTTATGCTCAAGCTAAACAAGCCTTCACACCAGCAGATATTCAGTATGTGAAAAAAATGTCTGGTTTACCTGTGATTGTAAAAGGTATCGAATCACCTGAAGATGCAGATATGGCAATTAAAGCAGGCGCAGATGCTATTTGGGTTTCTAACCACGGTGGTCGTCAATTAGACAGTGCACCAGCAACGATTGATGTCTTACCTGCAATTGCTAAAGTGGTAAATAAACGTGTTCCTATCGTTTTTGATAGTGGTGTACGTCGTGGCTCACATGTCTTTAAAGCATTAGCCAGTGGTGCAGATGTTGTCGCTGTTGGTCGTCCAATTCTTTATGGATTAAATTTAGGGGGCGCTGGAGGTGTAAATTCAGTTATCCAACATTTAAATAAAGAATTAAAAATTAATATGATGTTAGGTGGGGCGAAAACAGTAAAAGATATTCAAGCCACTCAACTTTATACTGATGCCAGTTTCAATCAATAA
- the narI gene encoding respiratory nitrate reductase subunit gamma produces MNYINMLFFDIYPYIAGAVFIIGSWLRYDYGQYTWRAGSSQMLDKKNMRLASNLFHVGILGIFAGHFLGMLTPHWMYESFLPIEYKQIMAMVGGGTCGVLMLVGGVMLLKRRLTNPRVRATSSFGDIMILTLLVIQVALGLLTIPFSAQHMDGSEMMKLVAWAQSIVTFHGGASANLEGVAWVFKLHIFLGMTIFLLFPFCRLVHIWSVPIEYLTRRYQIVRNRH; encoded by the coding sequence ATGAATTACATCAATATGTTATTTTTTGATATCTATCCCTATATTGCTGGTGCCGTTTTTATTATTGGTAGCTGGTTACGTTATGACTATGGTCAATATACATGGCGTGCTGGCTCTAGCCAGATGTTAGACAAGAAAAACATGCGCCTTGCCTCTAACTTATTCCATGTGGGGATCCTCGGTATTTTTGCTGGTCACTTTCTGGGGATGTTAACACCACATTGGATGTATGAATCTTTCTTGCCGATTGAATATAAGCAAATTATGGCGATGGTCGGTGGTGGTACTTGTGGTGTGTTAATGCTGGTGGGAGGTGTAATGCTATTAAAACGCCGTTTAACCAACCCACGAGTAAGAGCCACATCTTCATTTGGTGACATCATGATTTTAACGCTGCTGGTTATTCAAGTTGCGTTAGGTCTGCTGACGATTCCTTTCTCGGCCCAACATATGGACGGTAGTGAAATGATGAAGCTGGTGGCTTGGGCACAATCTATTGTGACATTCCACGGTGGCGCTTCAGCAAATCTTGAAGGTGTTGCATGGGTATTTAAGTTACACATCTTCTTAGGAATGACGATTTTCCTATTATTCCCATTCTGTCGATTAGTCCACATTTGGAGCGTGCCAATTGAGTATTTAACTCGTCGCTATCAAATTGTGCGTAATCGTCATTAA
- a CDS encoding nitrate reductase subunit alpha, translating into MSKFLDRFRYFKQLGDTFSKDHGQELNVNRDWEDGYRSRWQHDKIVRSTHGVNCTGSCSWKIYVKNGLVTWETQQTDYPRTRPDLPDHEPRGCPRGASYSWYLYSANRVKYPMVRKRLIKLWREAKAQHSDPVDAWASIVSSPEKTKSYKQARGRGGFVRSSWSEVNEIIAASNVFTAKEFGPDRIIGFSPIPAMSMVSYAAGARYLSLIGGACLSFYDWYCDLPPASPMTWGEQTDVPESADWYNSSYLIAWGSNVPQTRTPDAHFFTEVRYKGTKTVAVTPDYAEIAKLCDQWLNPKQGTDSAMAMAMGHVILNEFHVKRQTEYFSNYVRTYTDMPMLVMLDKHDSGKLVAGRMLRASDLVNNLDQEKNPEWKTVAIDEKTQQLVAPQGSMGFRWEGAAKWNLEPKDGKSGEDVTLQLGLLDNHDDIVDVAFPYFGGIKSEYFEGVALDDVIVHKLPAKRITLANGEEKYITTVYDLLLANYGVDRGLNDENCASNYDEIKAYSPAWAEKVTGVGRQDIARIAREFADNAEKTHGRSMVIVGAGINHWYHMDMTYRGIINMLIFCGCVGQSGGGWAHYVGQEKLRPQTGWLPLAFGLDWQRPPRHMNSTSFFYNHSSQWRYETVSPTELLSPLADKSRFSGSLVDMNVRSERMGWLPSAPQLNLNPLSIAKKAQEVGISAADYTVNALKSGEIRFAAEQPDNPQNFPRNLFIWRSNLLGSAGKGHEYLLKYLLGTENGLQGKDLGEQGQVKPQEVEWQDKGGEGKVDLVVTLDFRMSSTCLFSDIVLPTATWYEKDDMNTSDMHPFIHPLTAAVDPAWESKTDWEIYKGIAKTFSKLCVGHLGVETDLVTLPIQHDSAAEMAQPFDVKDWKKGECDLIPGKTAPHLIPVERDYPNTYARFTSLGPLMDKLGNGGKGISWNTQTEVDFLKKLNRVRHDGVAKGRPAIETAIDAAEVILSLAPETNGQVAVKAWDALSKVTGRDHTHLAKVKEDEKIRFRDIVAQPRKIISSPTWSGLEDEHVSYNACYTNVHEMIPWRTLSGRQQLYQDHEWMRAYGESLVVYRPPIDTKAIDAVKGKKPNGFPEKALNFLTPHQKWGIHSTYSDNLLMLTLGRGGPVVWLSEDDAKEMGISDNDWVEAYNSNGALTARAIVSQRIPDGMIYMYHAQERQINLPGSEMTGMRGGIHNSVTRVCPKPTHMIGGYAQLAYSFNYYGTVGSNRDEFVVVRKMKQIDWLDGEGDAYQQTLNGQEKA; encoded by the coding sequence ATGAGTAAGTTTCTCGATAGATTCCGCTATTTTAAGCAACTTGGTGATACCTTTTCAAAGGATCATGGCCAAGAGCTAAATGTTAACCGTGATTGGGAAGATGGTTACCGTAGTCGTTGGCAACACGACAAAATTGTTCGTTCTACTCACGGTGTAAACTGTACCGGCTCTTGTAGCTGGAAAATTTACGTCAAAAATGGGTTAGTGACATGGGAAACCCAACAAACGGATTACCCACGTACACGTCCTGATTTACCAGATCATGAGCCTCGTGGCTGTCCTCGTGGTGCAAGCTATTCATGGTATTTATATAGCGCGAACCGCGTTAAATACCCAATGGTACGTAAACGCCTAATTAAATTATGGCGTGAAGCAAAAGCACAACATAGCGATCCTGTTGATGCATGGGCTTCTATTGTTAGTTCACCAGAAAAAACTAAAAGCTATAAGCAAGCACGTGGGCGTGGTGGTTTTGTTCGCTCGTCATGGTCAGAAGTGAATGAAATCATTGCTGCTTCTAACGTGTTTACAGCAAAAGAGTTTGGCCCTGATCGTATTATCGGATTCTCGCCAATTCCGGCTATGTCGATGGTCTCATATGCTGCGGGTGCGCGTTATTTATCTCTGATTGGTGGCGCATGTTTAAGCTTCTACGATTGGTATTGTGATTTACCACCTGCATCGCCAATGACTTGGGGTGAGCAAACCGACGTTCCTGAATCAGCAGACTGGTATAACTCTTCTTACCTGATTGCATGGGGTTCTAACGTACCGCAAACACGTACTCCAGATGCCCACTTCTTTACAGAAGTTCGTTATAAAGGGACTAAAACCGTTGCGGTAACACCTGATTACGCTGAAATCGCGAAACTCTGTGATCAATGGTTAAATCCAAAACAGGGTACTGACAGTGCGATGGCAATGGCGATGGGACACGTTATTCTTAACGAATTCCACGTTAAACGCCAAACTGAATACTTTAGTAACTACGTGCGCACTTACACTGACATGCCAATGTTGGTGATGTTAGATAAACACGACTCAGGCAAGCTAGTTGCAGGTCGTATGTTGCGTGCTTCTGATTTAGTGAACAATCTGGATCAAGAGAAAAATCCAGAGTGGAAAACCGTTGCTATTGATGAAAAAACACAGCAATTAGTTGCTCCTCAAGGTTCTATGGGCTTTCGTTGGGAAGGTGCAGCTAAATGGAACCTTGAGCCTAAAGACGGCAAAAGTGGCGAAGATGTCACTTTACAATTAGGTCTTTTAGATAACCACGATGATATTGTTGATGTAGCATTCCCTTACTTTGGTGGGATCAAGAGTGAATACTTTGAAGGTGTTGCCCTTGATGATGTGATTGTTCATAAACTGCCTGCTAAGCGTATTACACTTGCGAATGGCGAAGAGAAATACATCACAACTGTTTATGATTTATTGTTAGCTAACTACGGTGTAGATCGTGGTTTAAATGATGAAAACTGTGCATCAAACTACGATGAAATCAAAGCATACTCACCAGCATGGGCTGAAAAAGTGACAGGTGTAGGTCGCCAAGATATCGCTCGTATTGCACGTGAATTTGCGGATAACGCAGAAAAAACACACGGTCGTTCGATGGTGATTGTGGGAGCCGGTATTAACCACTGGTACCACATGGATATGACTTATCGCGGCATTATCAATATGCTGATTTTCTGTGGTTGCGTCGGTCAAAGTGGTGGTGGCTGGGCACACTATGTTGGACAAGAAAAACTGCGTCCACAAACTGGTTGGTTGCCATTAGCCTTTGGTCTTGACTGGCAACGTCCGCCTCGCCATATGAACAGCACATCATTTTTCTATAACCACTCAAGTCAGTGGCGTTATGAAACCGTATCACCAACAGAGTTGTTATCACCATTAGCCGATAAATCTCGCTTTAGCGGTAGTTTGGTCGATATGAATGTGCGTTCAGAGCGTATGGGATGGTTACCATCAGCGCCTCAATTAAATCTAAATCCTCTATCTATTGCGAAAAAAGCGCAAGAAGTGGGTATTAGTGCCGCTGATTACACGGTTAATGCATTGAAATCAGGTGAAATTCGCTTTGCAGCTGAGCAACCAGATAATCCACAGAACTTCCCACGTAATTTATTTATCTGGCGTTCTAACTTATTAGGCTCTGCGGGTAAAGGGCATGAATATTTACTGAAATACTTGCTGGGAACTGAAAACGGTTTACAAGGTAAAGACTTAGGTGAGCAAGGCCAAGTTAAGCCACAAGAAGTGGAATGGCAAGATAAAGGCGGCGAAGGTAAAGTTGATTTAGTGGTGACTTTAGACTTCCGTATGTCAAGTACCTGTCTCTTCTCCGACATCGTTTTACCAACCGCTACATGGTATGAGAAAGATGATATGAATACTTCGGATATGCATCCATTTATTCATCCATTAACTGCCGCAGTTGATCCTGCTTGGGAATCTAAAACAGACTGGGAAATCTATAAAGGCATTGCTAAAACTTTCTCTAAATTGTGTGTTGGTCATTTAGGGGTTGAAACAGATTTAGTGACATTGCCTATTCAGCATGACTCTGCCGCTGAAATGGCACAGCCTTTTGATGTGAAAGATTGGAAAAAAGGTGAATGTGACCTTATTCCGGGTAAAACAGCACCACACCTTATTCCTGTTGAGCGTGATTATCCAAATACCTATGCTCGCTTTACCTCACTTGGCCCTCTGATGGACAAATTAGGTAATGGCGGTAAAGGGATCAGTTGGAATACGCAAACAGAAGTCGATTTCCTGAAAAAACTCAACCGTGTCCGTCATGATGGTGTGGCAAAAGGTCGTCCTGCTATTGAAACGGCGATTGATGCAGCTGAAGTTATTCTCTCTTTAGCACCTGAAACTAATGGTCAGGTTGCTGTAAAAGCGTGGGATGCACTCAGTAAAGTGACAGGACGCGATCACACTCACTTAGCCAAAGTGAAAGAAGACGAAAAAATTCGTTTCCGCGATATCGTTGCTCAACCTCGTAAGATCATTTCAAGCCCAACATGGTCTGGTCTTGAAGATGAGCATGTCTCTTATAACGCCTGTTATACCAACGTTCACGAGATGATCCCTTGGCGTACTTTAAGTGGTCGTCAACAGTTGTATCAAGATCACGAGTGGATGCGTGCTTATGGTGAAAGTTTAGTGGTCTATCGTCCACCGATTGATACCAAAGCCATTGATGCCGTTAAAGGTAAAAAACCAAATGGTTTCCCTGAGAAAGCGCTGAACTTCCTGACGCCTCACCAAAAATGGGGTATTCACTCAACCTATAGCGATAACTTACTAATGTTAACGCTAGGTCGCGGTGGTCCTGTGGTTTGGCTGAGTGAAGATGATGCCAAAGAGATGGGAATTAGCGATAACGATTGGGTTGAAGCATACAACAGTAATGGTGCATTAACGGCAAGAGCCATTGTCAGCCAACGTATTCCTGATGGCATGATTTATATGTATCACGCACAAGAGCGCCAAATAAATCTGCCGGGATCTGAAATGACAGGAATGCGTGGTGGTATTCACAACTCAGTGACGCGTGTTTGCCCTAAACCAACGCATATGATTGGTGGATACGCTCAATTAGCTTATAGCTTTAACTATTACGGTACTGTGGGCTCTAACCGTGATGAGTTTGTTGTGGTGCGTAAAATGAAACAGATTGATTGGCTTGATGGTGAAGGTGATGCTTATCAACAGACCCTGAATGGACAGGAGAAGGCATAA
- the ycaC gene encoding isochorismate family cysteine hydrolase YcaC, which yields MSFKYHRIDKNNAAVLLVDHQAGLLSLVRDIEPDKFNNNVLALANAAKYFNLPTILTTSFEDGPNGPLMPQLVEMFPDAPYIARPGQINAWDNEDFVKAVKATGKKQLIIAGVVTEVCVAFPALSALEEGFEVFVVTDASGTFNAISRDSAWDRMSKAGAQLINWFGLACELHRDWRNDVEGLGALFANHIPDYRNLMTSYNTLTKK from the coding sequence ATGAGCTTTAAATATCATCGTATCGATAAAAATAATGCTGCTGTTCTGTTGGTAGACCATCAAGCTGGATTACTTTCTTTAGTCAGAGATATTGAGCCTGATAAATTCAATAATAATGTATTAGCATTAGCTAACGCCGCTAAATACTTTAATTTACCTACCATTTTAACGACTTCTTTTGAAGATGGCCCCAATGGCCCTCTGATGCCTCAACTTGTCGAAATGTTCCCAGATGCTCCTTATATCGCCCGTCCAGGTCAAATCAACGCATGGGATAATGAAGATTTCGTAAAAGCGGTTAAAGCAACGGGTAAAAAACAACTGATTATTGCCGGTGTAGTGACTGAAGTGTGTGTCGCATTCCCTGCATTATCAGCACTTGAAGAAGGTTTTGAAGTCTTTGTGGTAACGGATGCTTCAGGTACTTTCAACGCCATTTCTCGTGACTCTGCGTGGGATAGAATGTCAAAAGCAGGGGCACAATTAATTAACTGGTTTGGTTTAGCTTGTGAGTTACACCGTGATTGGCGTAATGATGTTGAAGGATTAGGTGCGCTATTTGCTAACCATATTCCAGACTATCGTAATCTTATGACAAGCTATAATACTTTAACAAAAAAGTAA
- the narJ gene encoding nitrate reductase molybdenum cofactor assembly chaperone, with protein MISLKIISHLLDYPTQELWDNRGELLNALQEADELPVTQVAKLMAFIHALTQQELLDAQSNYSELFDRGRARSLLLFEHVHGESRDRGQAMVDLLNQYQQAGITLSSRELPDYLPTYLEYLTLLPTTECIEGLNNIAPILALLGERLKQRGSDYHALFDVLLCLSQSGLEASQLTAQVEKEPLDDTPAALDAVWEEEQVTFLGEGTQCGSGKISQHQRRFAQETAVQYLNVGNSLDTGAQK; from the coding sequence ATGATCTCTCTGAAAATCATTTCCCATCTCTTAGATTATCCCACACAAGAATTGTGGGATAATCGAGGCGAACTGCTCAATGCATTACAGGAAGCCGATGAGCTTCCTGTGACTCAAGTTGCTAAATTAATGGCATTTATTCATGCCTTAACGCAACAAGAGTTGTTAGATGCGCAATCCAATTACAGCGAACTTTTTGATCGAGGTCGGGCGCGATCACTGTTGTTATTTGAACACGTTCATGGTGAGTCTCGCGATCGTGGTCAGGCAATGGTTGATCTACTCAATCAATATCAACAAGCAGGGATCACATTAAGTAGTCGTGAACTTCCTGACTATTTGCCTACTTACCTTGAGTACTTAACGCTTTTACCTACAACGGAGTGTATTGAAGGGCTAAATAACATTGCGCCTATTTTGGCTCTGTTAGGTGAGCGTTTAAAACAGCGAGGCAGCGATTATCACGCGCTCTTTGATGTGTTGCTTTGTCTCTCACAAAGTGGATTAGAAGCATCACAACTGACCGCTCAAGTAGAGAAAGAGCCTTTAGATGATACACCTGCTGCATTAGATGCTGTGTGGGAAGAAGAACAAGTGACGTTTCTTGGAGAAGGTACGCAATGTGGTAGTGGCAAGATCAGCCAACATCAGCGTCGTTTTGCACAAGAGACCGCCGTTCAATATCTCAACGTGGGGAATTCGTTGGATACGGGAGCACAAAAATGA
- the narH gene encoding nitrate reductase subunit beta — protein sequence MKIRSQVGMVLNLDKCIGCHTCSVTCKNVWTSREGVEYAWFNNVETKPGTGYPQNWEDQEKWKGGWIKNIKGKLVPRMGNRVGLLSKIFANPDVPALDDYYEPFDYDYEHLKNAPEGSLPTARPRSLITGQRMTKIEKGPNWEDDLGGEFSKRAADKNFANMQKEMYGQFENTFMMYLPRLCEHCLNPACVATCPSGAIYKRAEDGIVLIDQDKCRGWRMCLTGCPYKKIYFNWKSGKSEKCIFCYPRIEAGQPTLCSETCVGRIRYLGVMLYDADKISQAASADNEKDLYQSQLDIFLDPFDPEVIKAAEEQGIPLSVIDAAQRSPVYKMAVDWKLALPLHPEYRTLPMVWYVPPLSPIQSAADAGVLPHTGVLPDVESLRIPVQYLANLLTAGDTAPVLLALKRMLAMRHYKRAETVEGKTDLSALEQVGLTEAQAQEMYRYLAIANYEDRFVIPSSHRELAREAFPERNGCGFSFGDGCHGSDSKFNLFNSHRIDAIDITSRTPQDERRSEEKI from the coding sequence ATGAAAATTCGTTCACAAGTCGGTATGGTACTGAACCTCGACAAATGTATCGGTTGCCATACCTGTTCAGTAACCTGTAAAAATGTTTGGACCAGTCGCGAAGGTGTTGAATACGCATGGTTCAATAACGTTGAAACCAAACCGGGTACAGGGTATCCCCAAAATTGGGAAGACCAAGAGAAGTGGAAAGGTGGCTGGATCAAAAATATCAAAGGTAAATTAGTACCAAGAATGGGTAACCGTGTTGGTCTATTATCGAAAATTTTTGCCAACCCTGATGTTCCTGCATTAGACGATTACTATGAGCCCTTTGATTATGACTACGAGCATTTAAAAAATGCTCCAGAAGGCTCGTTACCGACTGCACGTCCTCGTTCGTTGATCACAGGTCAGCGCATGACCAAAATCGAAAAAGGCCCAAACTGGGAAGACGATTTAGGTGGCGAATTTAGTAAACGTGCAGCGGACAAAAACTTCGCCAACATGCAAAAAGAGATGTATGGGCAGTTTGAAAATACATTCATGATGTATTTACCTCGTTTATGTGAACACTGCTTAAATCCTGCTTGTGTTGCGACATGCCCAAGTGGTGCAATTTATAAACGTGCTGAAGACGGTATTGTGCTTATCGACCAAGATAAATGCCGTGGATGGCGTATGTGTTTAACAGGATGCCCATACAAAAAAATCTACTTCAACTGGAAAAGCGGTAAGTCGGAAAAATGTATTTTCTGTTATCCACGTATTGAAGCAGGTCAGCCAACACTGTGCTCAGAAACTTGTGTAGGACGTATTCGCTATCTGGGTGTGATGTTATATGACGCAGATAAAATCTCACAAGCTGCCAGTGCGGATAATGAAAAAGATTTATACCAAAGCCAGTTAGATATCTTCTTAGATCCATTCGATCCTGAAGTGATCAAAGCCGCTGAAGAGCAAGGTATTCCGTTAAGTGTGATTGATGCAGCACAGCGTTCGCCTGTCTACAAAATGGCAGTGGATTGGAAGCTTGCATTACCACTGCACCCTGAATATCGCACCTTACCAATGGTTTGGTATGTGCCACCTTTGTCACCTATTCAGTCAGCTGCTGATGCGGGGGTATTACCACATACTGGTGTACTGCCTGATGTCGAAAGCTTACGTATTCCAGTTCAGTATTTAGCTAACTTACTGACAGCGGGCGACACAGCACCTGTGTTATTAGCATTAAAACGAATGCTTGCGATGCGTCATTACAAACGTGCTGAAACTGTGGAAGGAAAAACAGACTTAAGTGCATTAGAACAAGTCGGTTTGACTGAAGCACAAGCACAAGAGATGTATCGCTATCTGGCTATTGCAAATTACGAAGATCGCTTTGTTATTCCATCAAGTCATCGTGAACTCGCAAGAGAAGCTTTCCCAGAACGTAATGGTTGTGGTTTTAGCTTTGGTGACGGTTGTCATGGTAGTGATAGCAAATTTAATTTGTTTAATAGTCATCGTATTGATGCGATTGATATCACATCAAGAACACCTCAGGATGAGCGTCGTTCAGAGGAGAAAATATAA